The DNA sequence GATCGTTCCCACGCTCTGCGTGGGAATGCCTCAATGGACGCTCTGCGTCCGCTTTGGGACGCGGAGCGTCCCGGGCTGCATTCCCACGCAGAGCGTGGGAACGATCAGAACGGGGGGCTCAGTCTTCTTTTTTCATGAGGCCGGCCAGGGCAGCAAACGGGTTGTGCGTGGCCTTGGCGATTTTCGGCGTGCTCAGCGAGCCTTCGCCGAAATACTGCTGGTCGGTGTAGCGCGAGTGTTCGTTGTCGTGGCAGTACAGGCACAGCAGTTCCCAGTTGGAACCGTCCTGCGGGTTGTTGTCGTGATTATGGTCGCGGTGATGCACGGTCAGTTCGCTCAGGCGCTTGCCGGAAAACTCACGGGCGCAGCGGCCGCACACGTGCGGGTACATCTTCAGGGCCTTGTCGCGGTAGCCCATTTCCTTGTCGCGCTGGTTGTCGGCGAGGATGCGATCCAGCTTCGAAGTGTTGGTCGGGGTGGACGAACTCATGGGTTCACCTTTGTAGAAAGACTAATGACGGTTATGAGGCAAGTTTAGCTCAGCCCTTGAGCTTCTCGGCAATCCAGATCGTGTGGCGGGTGCCCTTGTTGCCGTGGGCGAAGACCTGGACTTCCTCGGCCTTGAAACCGGCCTTCTTCAATTTGTCGGAAAACTGCCGGTCGGCGCTGGCCGACCACACCGCCAGCACGCCTTTGGGCCGCATCGCCCTTGCGCACGCGGCAAGACCGGCGGCGGAATACAGCCAGCTGTTGGCCTTCTGGGTCAGGCCTTCGGGGCCGTTGTCGACGTCGAGCATGATCGCGTCGAAGCCGTTCGGCTCGCTTTGCAGCACCTTGGCCACG is a window from the Pseudomonas gozinkensis genome containing:
- a CDS encoding YajD family HNH nuclease — translated: MSSSTPTNTSKLDRILADNQRDKEMGYRDKALKMYPHVCGRCAREFSGKRLSELTVHHRDHNHDNNPQDGSNWELLCLYCHDNEHSRYTDQQYFGEGSLSTPKIAKATHNPFAALAGLMKKED